Proteins from a single region of Ziziphus jujuba cultivar Dongzao chromosome 1, ASM3175591v1:
- the LOC107421311 gene encoding protein HEAT-STRESS-ASSOCIATED 32: MSAYRWKNFDEEEDRPEKPRRYGVTEMRGPNYNLLSQNVLQDIFESMGQFVDGLKFSGGSHSLMPTSFVKQVIDMAHKHDVYVSTGDWAEHVLHKGPSAFNQYLDECKQLGFDTVEVNVGSLEVPEETLLRFVRLVKRGGMKAKPQFSVKFKESDLPVGGDRAFGAYIVPRPPSSELVEDVDLLIRRAERCLEAGADMIMIDADDLCKHADSVRADIIAKVIGRLGLERTMFEASNPRTSEWFIKHYGPKVNLFVDHSHVMDLECLRGRNLGKNHKSVLGSSNFLF; encoded by the exons ATGTCTGCGTACAGATGGAAGAATTTCGACGAAGAAGAAGACCGACCCGAAAAGCCTCGCAGGTACGGAGTCACGGAGATGAGAGGCCCAAACTACAACCTCCTCAGCCAGAATGTTCTCCAG GATATATTCGAGTCCATGGGGCAGTTTGTGGATGGGTTGAAGTTCTCTGGAGGGTCTCATAGCTTGATGCCAACGTCGTTTGTCAAACAAGTGATTGACATGGCTCACAAGCATGACGTTTATGTCAGTACCGGTGATTGGGCTGAGCATGTTCTTCACAAAGGTCCATCGGCTTTCAATCAATATCTGGAT GAGTGCAAGCAGTTGGGATTCGACACGGTCGAGGTGAATGTGGGATCGCTGGAAGTCCCCGAAGAAACGCTCTTGAGATTCGTGCGTCTAGTTAAGAGAGGTGGTATGAAAGCGAAGCCTCAGTTTTCTGTGAAGTTTAAGGAGTCTGATCTTCCAGTTGGGGGTGACAGAGCATTTGGAGCTTATATTGTTCCAAGGCCTCCATCATCTG AATTAGTGGAAGATGTTGATCTTTTAATCCGAAGGGCTGAAAGATGCTTGGAAGCTGGGGCAGACATGATAATGATTGATGCTGATGATCTCTGCAAACATGCTGATTCTGTACGAGCAGACATAATTGCTAAAGTCATTGGGCGGCTTGGTCTTGAGAGGACCATGTTTGAAGCATCAAATCCCAGGACCTCTGAGTGGTTCATCAAACATTATGGTCCAAAG GTTAATCTCTTTGTGGATCATTCTCATGTGATGGACCTCGAGTGCCTCCGTGGACGCAATTTGGGCAAAAATCATAAATCTGTACTTGGTTCCTCTAACTTTTTGTTCTGA